In Nymphalis io chromosome 13, ilAglIoxx1.1, whole genome shotgun sequence, one genomic interval encodes:
- the LOC126772746 gene encoding uncharacterized protein LOC126772746: MRESFVLIISLFVISVRCSNLDRDGFNIYKDHLRTRSDEPLEGTSVVGDRILYFFRAPLQMYSSHLPVDPQEYRKREANIYKSHMLTKELSPLEKRTSKAALSLMLQSKQDFDHTDEDHYCPHGK, encoded by the exons ATGCGGGAatcatttgtattaattatctcGCTGTTTGTGATCTCTGTGCGATGTTCAAATTTAGACCGGGAtggtttcaatatatataaag atCATTTACGCACGCGTTCCGATGAACCTTTGGAGGGGACTTCAGTGGTCGGGGATCGAATATTGT atttctttCGGGCGCCTTTACAAATGTACTCAAGTCATCTGCCTGTGGATCCTCAAGAGTATCGAAAACGTGaagctaatatatataaaa GTCACATGCTGACTAAGGAGCTGAGTCCGCTGGAAAAGCGTACTTCTAAAGCGGCTCTATCGCTCATGTTACAGAGCAAGCAGGATTTTGATCATAC ggATGAAGATCATTATTGTCCTCATGGAAAATAG